The Geobacillus stearothermophilus ATCC 12980 genome contains a region encoding:
- a CDS encoding acyl-CoA dehydrogenase family protein, with the protein MNELYHLLVRTEREEELHRRAWRLAEQFAARAAHYDERAEFPFANFALLKEAGFLSLTVPAEYGGGGASLYELVLVQETLAQGDGATALSLGWHLSIVMRLYLLRRWPEAVLIRLASEITERHVLINSAHSERATGSPARGGKPETTAVFRHGRWVLRGRKTFASLAPALDYVLISATMEDGRVGEFLVPMSASGIRIEPTWNTLGMRATRSDDLVLEEVEVDQEALVETLGEANEATPAQGWLLHVPACYLGIAIAARNEALRFAQTYQPNTLSQPIASTPEVQRKIAEMEWRLVHARHFLYSIADLWDRYPDKRHEMKEELATAKFIATNTALEVVDWAMRIVGGQSLYADSPLGRYYRDVRAGLHNPPADDLTIAWLAKRALAGSRTRAKDDA; encoded by the coding sequence ATGAACGAATTGTACCATCTGCTTGTGCGGACCGAACGGGAAGAAGAGCTTCACCGCCGGGCATGGCGCCTCGCTGAACAGTTTGCCGCCCGCGCGGCGCATTATGATGAGCGGGCCGAGTTTCCGTTTGCCAACTTCGCTCTGTTAAAAGAAGCCGGATTTCTGTCGTTGACCGTCCCGGCCGAATACGGAGGCGGCGGGGCCTCGCTGTACGAGCTCGTGCTCGTGCAAGAGACGCTGGCCCAAGGCGACGGCGCCACCGCCTTGTCACTCGGTTGGCATTTAAGCATTGTCATGCGCCTGTATTTGCTGCGCCGCTGGCCGGAAGCGGTGCTCATCCGCCTGGCCAGCGAGATCACGGAACGCCATGTGTTGATAAACAGCGCCCATTCTGAACGGGCAACCGGCAGCCCGGCGCGCGGCGGTAAACCGGAAACGACGGCCGTCTTTCGCCATGGCCGCTGGGTGCTTCGGGGGCGAAAGACATTTGCATCGTTAGCCCCTGCGCTCGATTACGTATTGATTTCCGCCACGATGGAAGATGGTCGGGTCGGTGAATTTCTCGTTCCGATGTCTGCTTCAGGCATCCGCATCGAGCCGACGTGGAACACGCTTGGCATGCGGGCGACGCGCAGCGATGATCTTGTTCTTGAAGAAGTCGAAGTCGACCAAGAGGCGCTCGTAGAGACGCTTGGAGAAGCGAACGAAGCCACTCCGGCACAAGGATGGCTTTTGCATGTTCCGGCATGCTACTTAGGGATCGCCATCGCCGCCCGCAATGAGGCGCTCCGCTTTGCCCAAACGTACCAACCGAACACGTTGTCGCAGCCGATCGCCTCGACGCCGGAGGTGCAGCGGAAAATCGCCGAGATGGAGTGGCGCCTCGTTCACGCCCGTCATTTTCTGTATAGCATCGCCGATTTATGGGATCGATACCCTGACAAACGTCATGAAATGAAAGAGGAACTGGCAACCGCCAAGTTCATTGCGACGAATACCGCGCTCGAGGTTGTCGATTGGGCGATGCGCATCGTCGGGGGACAAAGTTTGTATGCTGATAGTCCGCTTGGGCGCTATTACCGCGACGTGCGCGCCGGACTCCATAACCCGCCGGCTGACGACTTGACGATCGCGTGGCTCGCCAAGCGGGCGCTTGCCGGCAGTCGAACGCGCGCAAAAGATGACGCCTAA
- a CDS encoding aminotransferase class V-fold PLP-dependent enzyme, translating into MMIRATIGHATYTCRGELETYFQPFRDGTIGRFHPFSTPFGEQRLLYADWTASGRLYRPIEEKMARELGPFVGNTHTESNVTGTKTTLAYHYAKEIIKQHVHAGKNDALIMQGAGTTSAVNKLQRLLGLRVPERWKRRLSLHDEERPVVFVTHMEHHSNLLPWVETIAEVVTIRPTQNGDVDLDHLRELLERYRDRPQKIGAFTACSNVTGIETPYHALAKLMHEYGGFCFVDFAASAPYVRIDMHPDDPMEQLDAIYFSPHKFLGGPGSAGVLLFDSRLYDQKAPDHPGGGTVYWTDPWGHYEYVEAIEEREDGGTPPFWQTIKAALAIQLKEQMNIKRMRAREQELVSLLLPALKDIPGVRVLEGHRDDRLGIISFVIDGLHYNLVVKLLNDRFGIQARGGCSCAGPYGHYLLGIDQEQSAALLNEVKSGNLLAKPGWVRVSLHPTMTNEEVYTILHAVRQIARYGRRWQEEYVYDAAKNEFVHRHDDRYVRHFFLL; encoded by the coding sequence ATGATGATTCGGGCGACGATTGGCCATGCGACGTATACGTGCCGCGGTGAGCTCGAGACGTATTTTCAGCCGTTTCGCGACGGAACGATTGGCCGCTTTCATCCGTTTTCCACCCCGTTTGGCGAGCAGCGGCTTCTTTACGCCGACTGGACGGCAAGCGGACGGCTGTATCGCCCGATTGAGGAGAAAATGGCCCGTGAACTCGGCCCGTTCGTCGGCAACACCCATACTGAGTCGAACGTGACCGGGACGAAAACGACGCTTGCCTATCACTATGCAAAAGAAATCATCAAACAGCACGTTCATGCCGGGAAAAACGATGCCTTGATCATGCAAGGCGCCGGGACCACAAGCGCCGTCAACAAGCTGCAGCGTCTGCTTGGCTTGCGCGTACCGGAACGGTGGAAGCGCCGCTTGTCCCTTCATGATGAGGAGCGGCCAGTCGTTTTTGTCACCCATATGGAGCACCATTCAAATTTATTGCCATGGGTGGAAACGATCGCTGAAGTCGTGACGATTCGGCCGACCCAAAACGGGGATGTCGATCTTGACCATTTGCGGGAGCTGCTCGAGCGCTACCGCGATCGGCCGCAAAAGATCGGCGCATTCACCGCCTGCTCGAACGTAACTGGGATCGAAACGCCGTATCATGCCTTGGCGAAACTGATGCATGAATATGGCGGGTTTTGCTTCGTCGACTTTGCCGCTTCCGCCCCGTATGTGCGCATCGATATGCACCCGGATGACCCGATGGAACAGCTAGATGCCATTTATTTTTCGCCGCACAAATTTCTTGGCGGACCGGGAAGCGCAGGAGTGCTTCTCTTTGACAGCCGGCTGTATGACCAAAAGGCGCCTGACCATCCAGGAGGCGGAACGGTGTATTGGACCGACCCGTGGGGGCATTACGAATACGTAGAGGCAATCGAAGAGCGGGAAGACGGGGGAACGCCGCCGTTTTGGCAAACGATCAAAGCAGCGCTCGCCATCCAGCTGAAAGAGCAAATGAACATAAAACGAATGCGCGCCCGCGAACAGGAGCTCGTATCGCTCCTATTACCGGCGTTAAAAGACATTCCCGGCGTCCGCGTGCTTGAAGGACATCGGGACGACCGTCTTGGCATCATCTCATTTGTCATAGATGGATTGCATTACAACCTTGTTGTCAAACTGCTGAATGATCGCTTCGGCATTCAAGCGCGCGGCGGTTGTTCATGCGCCGGGCCGTACGGCCATTATTTGCTTGGCATCGATCAAGAGCAGTCCGCCGCCTTGCTCAACGAAGTCAAAAGCGGCAACTTGTTGGCAAAACCGGGCTGGGTGCGCGTGTCGCTTCATCCGACGATGACGAATGAAGAAGTGTATACGATCCTTCATGCCGTCCGCCAAATCGCCCGCTATGGCCGCCGCTGGCAAGAGGAGTATGTATACGATGCGGCGAAAAACGAGTTTGTCCATCGCCACGATGACCGATATGTCCGCCATTTCTTTCTGTTGTAA
- a CDS encoding acyl-CoA thioesterase: protein MKTHTITVNPRFCETDALGHLSNISYFIYLEEARTRLFDELSHGGRTDEWHFILASTKCDFIRQAFFGRRLRVETNVSRIGNKSFQCIHRIVEEETGTLIALGEAVVVHFNFHTQTSEPLPDELRARLAEYLVSTEQAAPCNPPKNV, encoded by the coding sequence ATGAAAACGCACACGATTACGGTCAATCCGCGTTTTTGTGAAACAGACGCGCTCGGACATTTAAGCAACATCAGCTATTTTATTTATTTGGAAGAAGCGCGCACCCGTTTGTTCGATGAGCTGAGCCACGGCGGACGTACGGACGAATGGCACTTTATTTTGGCGTCTACGAAGTGCGACTTTATTCGCCAAGCGTTTTTCGGGCGGCGGTTGCGGGTGGAAACGAATGTCTCCCGCATTGGCAACAAAAGCTTTCAATGCATCCATCGCATCGTCGAGGAGGAAACAGGTACGCTCATTGCCCTCGGAGAGGCGGTCGTCGTCCATTTTAACTTCCATACCCAAACAAGCGAACCGCTCCCGGACGAGCTGCGGGCGCGGCTGGCGGAGTACCTTGTTTCCACTGAACAAGCCGCGCCGTGCAACCCGCCCAAAAATGTATAA